A DNA window from Suncus etruscus isolate mSunEtr1 chromosome 8, mSunEtr1.pri.cur, whole genome shotgun sequence contains the following coding sequences:
- the LOC126016066 gene encoding caspase-1-like, translating to MVQAKETTSCEPGGILKLCPLDQVQRIQQEKASEIYPIKKKSSQRTRLALIICNIEFENLSKRTGAEIDTKNMTTLLQDLGYSVEVRGDLTAPDMAMELKSFAARPEHASADSTFVVLMSHGIREGICGKKFSKDVNDLLSIDQIFKSLNTQNCPNLKDKPKVIIIQACRGDNVSWRDPTKGSLFIIALIKNLKEYAWSCDLEELFRKVRSSFEHIVSRAQMPTTERVTFTKAFYLFPGY from the exons ATGGTACAAGCAAAAGAGACCACCAGCtgtgagccaggaggaatcctcaAGCTTTGTCCTCTTGACCAAGTCCAAAGGATACAGCAGGAGAAGGCATCCGAG ATATATCCAATCAAGAAAAAGTCAAGCCAGCGTACACGACTTGCCCTCATTATCTGTAATATAGAGTTTGAGAATCTCTCTAAGAGGACAGGAGCTGAAATTGATACGAAAAACATGACAACGCTACTACAAGATCTGGGATACAGTGTGGAAGTGAGAGGAGATCTCACCGCTCCG GACATGGCCATGGAGCTGAAGTCATTTGCTGCCAGGCCAGAACATGCATCTGCTGACAGTACTTTTGTGGTGCTCATGTCTCATGGGATTCGAGAGGGCATCTGTGGAAAGAAATTCTCTAAGGATGTCAATGATCTACTAAGCATTGACCAAATCTTTAAAAGTTTGAACACTCAAAATTGTCCGAATTTGAAGGACAAGCCAAAGGTGATCATCATCCAGGCCTGCCGGGGTG ACAATGTTTCCTGGAGAGACCCCACGAAGGGTTCCCTTTTCATTATAGCACTcatcaagaatttaaaagaatatgCCTGGTCCTGCGACCTAGAGGAACTTTTCCGAAAG gtccGGTCCAGTTTTGAGCATATAGTTAGCAGGGCCCAAATGCCCACCACCGAGAGAGTGACATTCACTAAAGCCTTCTACCTCTTCCCAGGATACTGA